The Bacteroides sp. genomic interval GCGCCTTGAGCTATTGAATCAGACCGGAAGCCGGATCCTGGAAAGGGAACTGGAGATGACCGGACTCCTGGAGGAGAAAATCCAAACAGGCAGGTTGCAGCCAGGGCTTTATTATATCAGGCTTAGCGGGAAACAGGGTGTCATTACCCGGAAACTGATCGTGACGAATCGCCGCTAGGGTTAAATGGGAAAACCGGAGGATACTTATGCAATTGTTGTTAGGATTAAAAAATATTTGCCACCCCCTCCCCTTGAAGGTCAGGAAGTCAGCCTTAATACTGACTCTCCTGGCCGGGTGGCTTATTACCCCCAGCCAGGCCAATGCCCAGTCGTGTACCTCTTTCCCGGTGGACCTTTCCGCCAGTGTGAATGCCAGCTGGTCTAACCCCGAATACTTTACCCCTTCGGGACAGTGCTGCGGAGTATCCGCCGGCACCCAGTGTTTCAGCTATGAGGTGACGCTTCATCCCGGTGCCAATGCCGTTGTCATCAACCTGCTGCGGCAGGGAGGCTCCTGGGGGCAGGTCAATTATTATGTCGATTGCATGAACTTCGGGCCGGTTTATGAAAATGATCCGGTAACCATTTGCCTGGACGGCCCAGGACCTCACACCATAACCTTTTGCCGCACGGCAACTACCACAGCTACTTTCCTGGGCCACCTGAATGCCCAAAACTATACCCCCAACGTTACCCTTGAACCCTTTGATCACGCCTGTACCGCTGATGACATGATCCTGCTGACGGGAGGGTATCCCTCCGGAGGAAGCTACTACATTGATGGTGCCCAGTCCTTTTGGCTCGAGCCGGGCGAAGTAGGACCAGGGTCCTATGAAGTGACTTATGTATATGGTGGGCCGGGAGCCACCTGTGCTGCCACGGCCACCCAGACGATTACTGTCAATCAAACACCCACCGTCACCGTTTCTGATATGACCTTTTGTGATGAATCGGGCCTGATTCCGTTGCACAGCGGGCAACCAGCCGGGGGTGATTACTTCGGAACCTTTGTAAGCGCAAACCTCTTCGATACCGACCTGAGCAGCCCGGGCTCCTATGACATTACTTACCGCTATACGACCCCTGAAGGCTGCCCCGCCGAGGATCAGGCCCAGGTACACATCGACCCCCTGCCCCCCGTCAATGCAGGAGGTGACATCACCATCCCGCAAAGCACCAGCGCCCCGCTAAATGCGGTGGGAGCAAACACCAGCCTTTATCAGTATAGCTGGAGCCCTTCGGCTTATGTGCAAAACCCGGATCAACCCAATACCAACACCATCGCCCTTACTCAATCGCAATTGTTTACCCTCACGGTGACCAACCCCAATACCGGTTGCCAGAGCACGGACCAGATGGCTGTGTTCGTCAGCGGGGGCCAACTTAGCGTAGTACATACCGTTGCAAGCGAAACCACAATCTGTCAGCAGGACTCGGTGAACCTGTTTGTCCTTCCGACAGGAGGATCCGGGAGCTATATCATCGACTGGTATGACTATACCGCCGTCCCCCCCCAACACCTTTCCGATGATCTTTCATTCTGGCATATCCCTGATGTAACCACAACCTACCAGGTGCAGGTGCTCGATGTCGCCAACCCCAATGGGAGGCCTGTCACCCGTTACATTACAGTAGAGGTCATTCCACTGCCGGTGGTCACTCTTGAGCCTTTTGACCCGGTCTGCGGAAACGAGACCTATTACGAACTGACAGGCGCTTCACCGGATGGCGGCTATTTCTCTTTGCCAACAATGAATATCCACAACATCACCAGTGTAAATCCCCTGGAACTGGGCGAAGGCTTCCATACCATCAGCTATACCGTGGTGGAAGGCAACTGCCGCAGCATACAGTCGCAATATCTTGAGGTCTATCCACGCCCGCTGGCCAAATTCTATGCCCAACAGGATTTTTGCCAGATGAATGAGGTGACGTTTCTGAACCTCTCTGAGAATACAAATGATTTCGTATGGCAAATCGGCACGGAAGCCACGGTGACCAACCCTGCTGATCCATTTCAATACAATTTCAGCATTCCCGATGTCACTCGCCTGGTACCTGTTACCCTAACGGCCACCAACACCGATAATGGCTGTACCGACAACCGCACGCGTATCATTGAAGTCATCCCGCCCACCATAGCAAGGTTCAACGTGATAGATCAGGATCTGATCGGATGTGCCCCCTACCCTGTGAAGTTCACCAACCAGACCACTGGCCCTGTGGCCTTCTACCTCTGGGATTTTGGTGACGGCAGTTTTTCCACGCAAACCGACCCTCAACATATTTTTACTAACCATACCGATCAGAACATCACCTTTACGGTAATCCTCTCGGCCATGTCAGGCAATTTTATGTGCCTGAGCCGCGACACCATCGAAGTCACTGTCAGGCCGTTCCTGGAAGCAGGCTTTGGCTTGATGCCCGTGACGGCTTGCAGCCCCTATGAGGCCGAGATCTTCAACAATGCCCTGGGGCTCAATATCACCGAGACCTGGAATTACGGGGATGGCACCCCAGGCTTCAATTCAAGCGATACGATCCTGCAGCACACCTTTAACAACAACACCGCGGATCCGCTGACCTACATCATCTCTCAGATCGTGACCAACCCCCAGGGGTGCGCTGACACCATGCAGGTAGAAATAGAGGTTTATCCTTTCCTGGAATCGGACTTCAGGGCCAGCGTCAACGAAGGCTGTGCCCCGCTGACCGTCACCTTCACCGATGAAAGCGGAGGCGCCGCATACAACTATTTCTATGACTTTGATGACGGAGGTACCTCTGAAGAGAAAAACCCCGTCCATACCTTTGAAAACCAAACCGATCAGACCATTACCTATACGGTGATGCAGGTGGCCTCAAACGACAACTTCTGTTACGATACCACCTATGTGGATATTGTCGTGCACCCGGAAGTAAAAGCCGGTTTCGACTTTATGCCGGCAGTGGTCTGTGCACCTCATCAAACCAACATCACAAACACTTCTTCCGGGAACATCAACAGCTGGAGCTGGACCCTGAACGAAAATGGTGTAACGACTCCTTTGGGCAATACATCCCAGCTGGATCATGTTTTTCAGAACCCTGGTCCCGACCCCATCGACTATATCCTTATCCTGGAAGTAGGCAATGAACAGGGCTGTATAAGCCGCAAGGAATTGCCCATAACGGTGAATCCTGAGGTGACGGCCATGTTTACCGCCAGTGATACCACTGGATGTCAGCCCCTGGCCATAGACTTCTCCAATCAATCGGCCAACGCGCATACCTATCTCTGGGAGTTCGGTGACGGAGGATCTTCTTCACAAGAAAATCCGGGACACGTTTTTGAGAACCAGAACTACAGCACCATGGAGACCTATACGGTAAGCCTGTATGCTGAGTCGTCCTTTATGTGCAACGACACCCGTACCATGGAGATTGAGCTGTATCCCGCCGTGGAGGCCCTCTTCACTGTTGACACCGCTAAAGGCTGCAGCCCTTTCACCGTCAACATTGCCCACGCCTCCAGAGGTGCCAGCCTGTTTGCCTGGGATTTTGGCGATGGCAGTGCGCCTTCCACAGAAGGTGGCGCCAGCCTCACCCACACTTTCACCAATACCACCGACCAGCCTGTGACCCATCAATTGACGCTGGTTGTGGAAAGCCCATTTGGTTGTATGGATACCCTGGAACGGACCATTACCGTTTACCCGGAAGTACAGTCTGCCTTCACCTCCGTAACCGAGGGTTGCCATCCCCTTTCCGTAAACTTTACTAACAATTCCAGTGCCACAGCGCATTATTTCAGCTGGGAATTTGGCGAAGAAGGTTATTCTGCCATCGCCAACCCCGCCTATACCTTCA includes:
- a CDS encoding PKD domain-containing protein, which codes for MQLLLGLKNICHPLPLKVRKSALILTLLAGWLITPSQANAQSCTSFPVDLSASVNASWSNPEYFTPSGQCCGVSAGTQCFSYEVTLHPGANAVVINLLRQGGSWGQVNYYVDCMNFGPVYENDPVTICLDGPGPHTITFCRTATTTATFLGHLNAQNYTPNVTLEPFDHACTADDMILLTGGYPSGGSYYIDGAQSFWLEPGEVGPGSYEVTYVYGGPGATCAATATQTITVNQTPTVTVSDMTFCDESGLIPLHSGQPAGGDYFGTFVSANLFDTDLSSPGSYDITYRYTTPEGCPAEDQAQVHIDPLPPVNAGGDITIPQSTSAPLNAVGANTSLYQYSWSPSAYVQNPDQPNTNTIALTQSQLFTLTVTNPNTGCQSTDQMAVFVSGGQLSVVHTVASETTICQQDSVNLFVLPTGGSGSYIIDWYDYTAVPPQHLSDDLSFWHIPDVTTTYQVQVLDVANPNGRPVTRYITVEVIPLPVVTLEPFDPVCGNETYYELTGASPDGGYFSLPTMNIHNITSVNPLELGEGFHTISYTVVEGNCRSIQSQYLEVYPRPLAKFYAQQDFCQMNEVTFLNLSENTNDFVWQIGTEATVTNPADPFQYNFSIPDVTRLVPVTLTATNTDNGCTDNRTRIIEVIPPTIARFNVIDQDLIGCAPYPVKFTNQTTGPVAFYLWDFGDGSFSTQTDPQHIFTNHTDQNITFTVILSAMSGNFMCLSRDTIEVTVRPFLEAGFGLMPVTACSPYEAEIFNNALGLNITETWNYGDGTPGFNSSDTILQHTFNNNTADPLTYIISQIVTNPQGCADTMQVEIEVYPFLESDFRASVNEGCAPLTVTFTDESGGAAYNYFYDFDDGGTSEEKNPVHTFENQTDQTITYTVMQVASNDNFCYDTTYVDIVVHPEVKAGFDFMPAVVCAPHQTNITNTSSGNINSWSWTLNENGVTTPLGNTSQLDHVFQNPGPDPIDYILILEVGNEQGCISRKELPITVNPEVTAMFTASDTTGCQPLAIDFSNQSANAHTYLWEFGDGGSSSQENPGHVFENQNYSTMETYTVSLYAESSFMCNDTRTMEIELYPAVEALFTVDTAKGCSPFTVNIAHASRGASLFAWDFGDGSAPSTEGGASLTHTFTNTTDQPVTHQLTLVVESPFGCMDTLERTITVYPEVQSAFTSVTEGCHPLSVNFTNNSSATAHYFSWEFGEEGYSAIANPAYTFNNSSHTENLDYQVSLRAESIYGCHAISTETITVHPVPDPSFLLSDLAGCTPFDLEITNQSEGATSHYWTFGDGEFSTEGGGTISHTYTLAPGNDMQTIDIQLLVSNDYGCADSLTHQLTLYPQIVSAFEASILDGCHPLTVEFTNLSEGASAYANYFWNYGDGFESTTGQGQHSHTFLNQSYTDPVTYTVELMAMNANACSDVQTLEITVQPAPLTTFNISDPVGCSPHDFVIDNASLGGTSYVWDFGDGSPAMTNNDLQIPYGYQNPAGNDPAQYIIHLEGTNDLGCTRSYEQVVVVYPEVEAAFASEIEGCHPLNVDFENLSVGATNTLWNFGEGNNSQQLNPTHLFLNHSYTEPESFVVTLYSENDWGCSDLTTDTITVLPLPLSNFDLLSRSGCSPFSTEIYNLAEGALNYDWDLGNATYDGSDSAFSHTWHNTTGAPLHYSLWLNVENEFGCVDQSMQSITVYPEVQADFTTSDGVVEGCSPFEVQFVNQSELTQEYVWDFGDSTGTAGANPWHAFTNEGPDNAVFTVQMEGTSLFGCKDTTWLDITVFPSPLAKFDATPKIQVYPSRTISLDNLSKPGYWNYHWSFGDGNGQETTSPDTFDYTYGEWDISDLSTRTFTIDLEVENQGCTSSYSQEITITSPVPLAQFSPSAQGCAPFDVQFYNLSQHAHSYLWTFGDGSFSIDEEPHHLFMDPGLYEIQLVAYGDGGSDTTYQYVTVHANPVADFSLVKPLIEIPYEPLEVLNHSVGADFYHWDFGDGNTSVEFEPVHWYQYPNTYTITLAVATDTQPQCFDTLQLDNALLVQTACTVVFPNAFTPQESGPHGGACDPYDLDNTTFEVFYPKMDPNMGEMKRYELEIFNRWGELIFYSDDPYVGWDGYYRGQLGNTDVYVWKFSGVCSNGKPLNMVGDVTLVR